A section of the Scleropages formosus chromosome 12, fSclFor1.1, whole genome shotgun sequence genome encodes:
- the itgb2 gene encoding integrin beta-2 isoform X2, with product MKIACRAEGRAAQRGAAARGVEGHSTAEQSPEGGTEDDVLAAAMAPWLCISAVILLMAGEDVLSKEECPKTVVTSCKDCIRTGPFCAWCKKLNFTKQGEPDATRCDTTEALRSRGCENDDIVSPASSYTKLSDRPLSRGSGQNEDPVQLQPQAVRLNLRPGKPVSLRFRFRRVEDYPVDLYYLMDLSYSMKDDLENVKSLGKDLMKALGQITKRARIGFGSFVDKVALPFTNTNPAKVQKPCPEDERVCQPAFGYQHVLSLTDQAEEFNQIVSMQSISGNLDSPEGGLDAIMQAAVCGNKIGWGDSTRLLVFATDDGFHMAGDGKLAAILEPNDGQCHLDKSIYSKSSEMDYPSVGQLAQKLAENNIQPIFAVTQNVAPVYQKLKEMIPKSEVGVLSKNSDNVVRLIETAYKSLSSNVIVTHENLPEDIKVTYTSNCENGGVPGPRGVCNNVGIGKEVEFVVTVTADKCTKEQSFQIGPLGFREKMNITVVTECECVCRDPLNKNDPACGGQGQVTCGTCVCNKDFVGQRCECRMGDKNERDLREACRFNNGSVCSNLGDCVCGLCQCHAGEDGRNIYGRFCECDDRSCPLHHNRLCGGNGKCDCGKCLCHQGYDGEACDCKKSDEACRKGTSVCSGRGNCTCNICHCLPGYKRPFCEECPGCPSPCGKIASCVECLGFNSGPLKENCNSMCSKVKHKVVEALTDKKPCRWKRSDNCWMIYSVKELDGIDNYDVTIQKKLECPKPPDLAAIIGGSFAGVALIGLLLLLILKGIIHMKDLKEFRRFENEKKKAKWTNADNPLFKTATTTVQNPNFSGD from the exons ATGAAAATAGCCTGCCGAGCGGAA GGCAGAGCAGCCCAGAGAGGAGCTGCAGCAAGAGGAGTTGAGGgccacagcacagcagagcagtcACCTGAAGGTGGGACTGAAGACGACGTCCTCGCTGCC GCCATGGCTCCCTGGTTGTGCATCTCTGCAGTGATTCTGCTCATGGCTGGAGAAGATG TCCTGTCCAAGGAGGAGTGTCCCAAAACGGTCGTCACCTCCTGTAAAGACTGCATCCGCACCGGACCGTTCTGTGCCTGGTGCAAGAAGCTG AACTTCACGAAGCAGGGCGAACCGGACGCTACGCGCTGCGACACCACGGAGGCGCTGAGGAGTCGGGGCTGCGAGAACGACGACATCGTCTCCCCCGCGAGCAGCTACACGAAGCTCTCGGACAGACCTCTGTCCAGGGGGTCCGGACAGAACGAGGACCCCGTCCAGCTCCAGCCGCAGGCGGTTCGCCTGAACCTCAGGCCTG GAAAGCCCGTGTCGTTGCGCTTCAGATTCAGGCGGGTGGAGGATTACCCCGTGGACCTGTACTACCTCATGGACCTCTCTTACTCCATGAAAGACGATCTGGAGAACGTCAAGAGCCTGGGGAAAGACCTGATGAAGGCCCTGGGCCAAATCACCAAACGGGCACGTATAG GCTTCGGCTCCTTCGTGGACAAGGTGGCCCTGCCTTTCACCAACACGAACCCGGCGAAGGTGCAGAAGCCCTGCCCAGAGGACGAGCGGGTCTGCCAGCCCGCATTCGGGTACCAGCACGTGCTGTCGCTGACCGACCAAGCGGAAGAGTTCAACCAGATTGTGTCCATGCAGTCCATCTCGGGGAATCTGGACTCGCCCGAGGGCGGGCTGGACGCCATCATGCAGGCTGCTGTTTGCGGA AACAAAATCGGCTGGGGGGACAGCACTCGGCTGCTCGTCTTCGCCACAGATGACGGGTTCCACATGGCGGGGGACGGGAAACTGGCCGCCATACTGGAGCCCAACGACGGCCAGTGTCatctggacaaaagcatttatAGCAAGAGCAGCGAGATG GACTACCCCTCTGTGGGACAGCTGGCCCAGAAACTGGCTGAGAACAACATCCAGCCCATCTTCGCTGTCACCCAGAATGTGGCGCCTGTGTACCAG AAGCTGAAGGAGATGATTCCCAAGTCCGAAGTGGGCGTTCTGTCCAAAAACTCGGACAACGTGGTCAGACTAATCGAGACGGCTTACAAA AGTCTGTCCTCCAACGTGATCGTGACTCACGAGAACCTTCCCGAAGACATCAAGGTCACGTACACATCGAACTGTGAGAACGGGGGCGTCCCGGGCCCCCGGGGGGTGTGCAACAATGTGGGCATCGGCAAGGAG GTGGAATTTGTCGTGACGGTCACTGCGGACAAGTGCACGAAGGAGCAGTCCTTCCAAATCGGACCTCTGGGCTTCCGTGAGAAGATGAACATCACCGTGGTGACGGAGTGCGAGTGCGTCTGCAGAGACCCGCTGAATAAAAATGACCCGGCATGCGGCGGGCAAGGACAGGTCACGTGTGGCACCTGCGT GTGCAACAAGGATTTCGTGGGTCAGAGGTGCGAGTGCCGCATGGGAGACAAGAACGAGCGGGACCTGCGCGAGGCCTGCAGGTTCAACAACGGCTCCGTGTGCTCCAACCTGGGCGACTGCGTGTGCGGCTTGTGCCAGTGTCACGCCGGCGAGGACGGCAGGAACATCTACGGGAGGTTCTGCGAGTGCGACGACCGCAGCTGCCCGCTGCACCACAACCGGCTGTGCGGAG GTAACGGGAAATGCGACTGTGGAAAGTGTTTGTGCCACCAGGGCTACGACGGCGAGGCGTGCGACTGCAAGAAGTCCGACGAGGCGTGTCGAAAGGGGACGAGCGTGTGCAGCGGCCGCGGAAACTGCACCTGCAACATCTGCCACTGCCTGCCCGGGTACAAGCGGCCGTTCTGCGAGGAATGCCCGGGATGCCCGTCGCCCTGCGGCAAGATCGC AAGCTGCGTGGAGTGTCTGGGCTTCAACTCTGGCCCGCTGAAGGAGAACTGCAACAGCATGTGTTCAAAAGTGAAGCACAAGGTGGTGGAGGCCCTGACAGACAAGAAGCCCTGCAGATGGAAGCGGTCTGACAACTGCTGGATGATTTACTCCGTGAAAGAGCTGGATGGGATTGACAACTATGACGTCACCATCCAGAAGAAGCTAG AGTGTCCGAAGCCCCCGGACCTTGCCGCCATTATCGGGGGGTCCTTCGCCGGAGTGGCCCTCATCGGGCTACTGCTGCTCCTGATCCTCAAGGGCATCATCCACATGAAGGACCTGAAGGAGTTCCGCAGGTTCGAAAACGAGAAGAAAAAAGCCAAGTGGACCAAT GCTGATAATCCCTTATTCAAGACTGCAACAACTACAGTGCAGAACCCCAACTTCAGTGGTGACTGA
- the itgb2 gene encoding integrin beta-2 isoform X3, translating to MAPWLCISAVILLMAGEDVLSKEECPKTVVTSCKDCIRTGPFCAWCKKLNFTKQGEPDATRCDTTEALRSRGCENDDIVSPASSYTKLSDRPLSRGSGQNEDPVQLQPQAVRLNLRPGKPVSLRFRFRRVEDYPVDLYYLMDLSYSMKDDLENVKSLGKDLMKALGQITKRARIGFGSFVDKVALPFTNTNPAKVQKPCPEDERVCQPAFGYQHVLSLTDQAEEFNQIVSMQSISGNLDSPEGGLDAIMQAAVCGNKIGWGDSTRLLVFATDDGFHMAGDGKLAAILEPNDGQCHLDKSIYSKSSEMDYPSVGQLAQKLAENNIQPIFAVTQNVAPVYQKLKEMIPKSEVGVLSKNSDNVVRLIETAYKSLSSNVIVTHENLPEDIKVTYTSNCENGGVPGPRGVCNNVGIGKEVEFVVTVTADKCTKEQSFQIGPLGFREKMNITVVTECECVCRDPLNKNDPACGGQGQVTCGTCVCNKDFVGQRCECRMGDKNERDLREACRFNNGSVCSNLGDCVCGLCQCHAGEDGRNIYGRFCECDDRSCPLHHNRLCGGNGKCDCGKCLCHQGYDGEACDCKKSDEACRKGTSVCSGRGNCTCNICHCLPGYKRPFCEECPGCPSPCGKIASCVECLGFNSGPLKENCNSMCSKVKHKVVEALTDKKPCRWKRSDNCWMIYSVKELDGIDNYDVTIQKKLECPKPPDLAAIIGGSFAGVALIGLLLLLILKGIIHMKDLKEFRRFENEKKKAKWTNADNPLFKTATTTVQNPNFSGD from the exons ATGGCTCCCTGGTTGTGCATCTCTGCAGTGATTCTGCTCATGGCTGGAGAAGATG TCCTGTCCAAGGAGGAGTGTCCCAAAACGGTCGTCACCTCCTGTAAAGACTGCATCCGCACCGGACCGTTCTGTGCCTGGTGCAAGAAGCTG AACTTCACGAAGCAGGGCGAACCGGACGCTACGCGCTGCGACACCACGGAGGCGCTGAGGAGTCGGGGCTGCGAGAACGACGACATCGTCTCCCCCGCGAGCAGCTACACGAAGCTCTCGGACAGACCTCTGTCCAGGGGGTCCGGACAGAACGAGGACCCCGTCCAGCTCCAGCCGCAGGCGGTTCGCCTGAACCTCAGGCCTG GAAAGCCCGTGTCGTTGCGCTTCAGATTCAGGCGGGTGGAGGATTACCCCGTGGACCTGTACTACCTCATGGACCTCTCTTACTCCATGAAAGACGATCTGGAGAACGTCAAGAGCCTGGGGAAAGACCTGATGAAGGCCCTGGGCCAAATCACCAAACGGGCACGTATAG GCTTCGGCTCCTTCGTGGACAAGGTGGCCCTGCCTTTCACCAACACGAACCCGGCGAAGGTGCAGAAGCCCTGCCCAGAGGACGAGCGGGTCTGCCAGCCCGCATTCGGGTACCAGCACGTGCTGTCGCTGACCGACCAAGCGGAAGAGTTCAACCAGATTGTGTCCATGCAGTCCATCTCGGGGAATCTGGACTCGCCCGAGGGCGGGCTGGACGCCATCATGCAGGCTGCTGTTTGCGGA AACAAAATCGGCTGGGGGGACAGCACTCGGCTGCTCGTCTTCGCCACAGATGACGGGTTCCACATGGCGGGGGACGGGAAACTGGCCGCCATACTGGAGCCCAACGACGGCCAGTGTCatctggacaaaagcatttatAGCAAGAGCAGCGAGATG GACTACCCCTCTGTGGGACAGCTGGCCCAGAAACTGGCTGAGAACAACATCCAGCCCATCTTCGCTGTCACCCAGAATGTGGCGCCTGTGTACCAG AAGCTGAAGGAGATGATTCCCAAGTCCGAAGTGGGCGTTCTGTCCAAAAACTCGGACAACGTGGTCAGACTAATCGAGACGGCTTACAAA AGTCTGTCCTCCAACGTGATCGTGACTCACGAGAACCTTCCCGAAGACATCAAGGTCACGTACACATCGAACTGTGAGAACGGGGGCGTCCCGGGCCCCCGGGGGGTGTGCAACAATGTGGGCATCGGCAAGGAG GTGGAATTTGTCGTGACGGTCACTGCGGACAAGTGCACGAAGGAGCAGTCCTTCCAAATCGGACCTCTGGGCTTCCGTGAGAAGATGAACATCACCGTGGTGACGGAGTGCGAGTGCGTCTGCAGAGACCCGCTGAATAAAAATGACCCGGCATGCGGCGGGCAAGGACAGGTCACGTGTGGCACCTGCGT GTGCAACAAGGATTTCGTGGGTCAGAGGTGCGAGTGCCGCATGGGAGACAAGAACGAGCGGGACCTGCGCGAGGCCTGCAGGTTCAACAACGGCTCCGTGTGCTCCAACCTGGGCGACTGCGTGTGCGGCTTGTGCCAGTGTCACGCCGGCGAGGACGGCAGGAACATCTACGGGAGGTTCTGCGAGTGCGACGACCGCAGCTGCCCGCTGCACCACAACCGGCTGTGCGGAG GTAACGGGAAATGCGACTGTGGAAAGTGTTTGTGCCACCAGGGCTACGACGGCGAGGCGTGCGACTGCAAGAAGTCCGACGAGGCGTGTCGAAAGGGGACGAGCGTGTGCAGCGGCCGCGGAAACTGCACCTGCAACATCTGCCACTGCCTGCCCGGGTACAAGCGGCCGTTCTGCGAGGAATGCCCGGGATGCCCGTCGCCCTGCGGCAAGATCGC AAGCTGCGTGGAGTGTCTGGGCTTCAACTCTGGCCCGCTGAAGGAGAACTGCAACAGCATGTGTTCAAAAGTGAAGCACAAGGTGGTGGAGGCCCTGACAGACAAGAAGCCCTGCAGATGGAAGCGGTCTGACAACTGCTGGATGATTTACTCCGTGAAAGAGCTGGATGGGATTGACAACTATGACGTCACCATCCAGAAGAAGCTAG AGTGTCCGAAGCCCCCGGACCTTGCCGCCATTATCGGGGGGTCCTTCGCCGGAGTGGCCCTCATCGGGCTACTGCTGCTCCTGATCCTCAAGGGCATCATCCACATGAAGGACCTGAAGGAGTTCCGCAGGTTCGAAAACGAGAAGAAAAAAGCCAAGTGGACCAAT GCTGATAATCCCTTATTCAAGACTGCAACAACTACAGTGCAGAACCCCAACTTCAGTGGTGACTGA
- the itgb2 gene encoding integrin beta-2 isoform X1 has product MKIACRAEGRAAQRGAAARGVEGHSTAEQSPEGGTEDDVLAAQAMAPWLCISAVILLMAGEDVLSKEECPKTVVTSCKDCIRTGPFCAWCKKLNFTKQGEPDATRCDTTEALRSRGCENDDIVSPASSYTKLSDRPLSRGSGQNEDPVQLQPQAVRLNLRPGKPVSLRFRFRRVEDYPVDLYYLMDLSYSMKDDLENVKSLGKDLMKALGQITKRARIGFGSFVDKVALPFTNTNPAKVQKPCPEDERVCQPAFGYQHVLSLTDQAEEFNQIVSMQSISGNLDSPEGGLDAIMQAAVCGNKIGWGDSTRLLVFATDDGFHMAGDGKLAAILEPNDGQCHLDKSIYSKSSEMDYPSVGQLAQKLAENNIQPIFAVTQNVAPVYQKLKEMIPKSEVGVLSKNSDNVVRLIETAYKSLSSNVIVTHENLPEDIKVTYTSNCENGGVPGPRGVCNNVGIGKEVEFVVTVTADKCTKEQSFQIGPLGFREKMNITVVTECECVCRDPLNKNDPACGGQGQVTCGTCVCNKDFVGQRCECRMGDKNERDLREACRFNNGSVCSNLGDCVCGLCQCHAGEDGRNIYGRFCECDDRSCPLHHNRLCGGNGKCDCGKCLCHQGYDGEACDCKKSDEACRKGTSVCSGRGNCTCNICHCLPGYKRPFCEECPGCPSPCGKIASCVECLGFNSGPLKENCNSMCSKVKHKVVEALTDKKPCRWKRSDNCWMIYSVKELDGIDNYDVTIQKKLECPKPPDLAAIIGGSFAGVALIGLLLLLILKGIIHMKDLKEFRRFENEKKKAKWTNADNPLFKTATTTVQNPNFSGD; this is encoded by the exons ATGAAAATAGCCTGCCGAGCGGAA GGCAGAGCAGCCCAGAGAGGAGCTGCAGCAAGAGGAGTTGAGGgccacagcacagcagagcagtcACCTGAAGGTGGGACTGAAGACGACGTCCTCGCTGCC CAGGCCATGGCTCCCTGGTTGTGCATCTCTGCAGTGATTCTGCTCATGGCTGGAGAAGATG TCCTGTCCAAGGAGGAGTGTCCCAAAACGGTCGTCACCTCCTGTAAAGACTGCATCCGCACCGGACCGTTCTGTGCCTGGTGCAAGAAGCTG AACTTCACGAAGCAGGGCGAACCGGACGCTACGCGCTGCGACACCACGGAGGCGCTGAGGAGTCGGGGCTGCGAGAACGACGACATCGTCTCCCCCGCGAGCAGCTACACGAAGCTCTCGGACAGACCTCTGTCCAGGGGGTCCGGACAGAACGAGGACCCCGTCCAGCTCCAGCCGCAGGCGGTTCGCCTGAACCTCAGGCCTG GAAAGCCCGTGTCGTTGCGCTTCAGATTCAGGCGGGTGGAGGATTACCCCGTGGACCTGTACTACCTCATGGACCTCTCTTACTCCATGAAAGACGATCTGGAGAACGTCAAGAGCCTGGGGAAAGACCTGATGAAGGCCCTGGGCCAAATCACCAAACGGGCACGTATAG GCTTCGGCTCCTTCGTGGACAAGGTGGCCCTGCCTTTCACCAACACGAACCCGGCGAAGGTGCAGAAGCCCTGCCCAGAGGACGAGCGGGTCTGCCAGCCCGCATTCGGGTACCAGCACGTGCTGTCGCTGACCGACCAAGCGGAAGAGTTCAACCAGATTGTGTCCATGCAGTCCATCTCGGGGAATCTGGACTCGCCCGAGGGCGGGCTGGACGCCATCATGCAGGCTGCTGTTTGCGGA AACAAAATCGGCTGGGGGGACAGCACTCGGCTGCTCGTCTTCGCCACAGATGACGGGTTCCACATGGCGGGGGACGGGAAACTGGCCGCCATACTGGAGCCCAACGACGGCCAGTGTCatctggacaaaagcatttatAGCAAGAGCAGCGAGATG GACTACCCCTCTGTGGGACAGCTGGCCCAGAAACTGGCTGAGAACAACATCCAGCCCATCTTCGCTGTCACCCAGAATGTGGCGCCTGTGTACCAG AAGCTGAAGGAGATGATTCCCAAGTCCGAAGTGGGCGTTCTGTCCAAAAACTCGGACAACGTGGTCAGACTAATCGAGACGGCTTACAAA AGTCTGTCCTCCAACGTGATCGTGACTCACGAGAACCTTCCCGAAGACATCAAGGTCACGTACACATCGAACTGTGAGAACGGGGGCGTCCCGGGCCCCCGGGGGGTGTGCAACAATGTGGGCATCGGCAAGGAG GTGGAATTTGTCGTGACGGTCACTGCGGACAAGTGCACGAAGGAGCAGTCCTTCCAAATCGGACCTCTGGGCTTCCGTGAGAAGATGAACATCACCGTGGTGACGGAGTGCGAGTGCGTCTGCAGAGACCCGCTGAATAAAAATGACCCGGCATGCGGCGGGCAAGGACAGGTCACGTGTGGCACCTGCGT GTGCAACAAGGATTTCGTGGGTCAGAGGTGCGAGTGCCGCATGGGAGACAAGAACGAGCGGGACCTGCGCGAGGCCTGCAGGTTCAACAACGGCTCCGTGTGCTCCAACCTGGGCGACTGCGTGTGCGGCTTGTGCCAGTGTCACGCCGGCGAGGACGGCAGGAACATCTACGGGAGGTTCTGCGAGTGCGACGACCGCAGCTGCCCGCTGCACCACAACCGGCTGTGCGGAG GTAACGGGAAATGCGACTGTGGAAAGTGTTTGTGCCACCAGGGCTACGACGGCGAGGCGTGCGACTGCAAGAAGTCCGACGAGGCGTGTCGAAAGGGGACGAGCGTGTGCAGCGGCCGCGGAAACTGCACCTGCAACATCTGCCACTGCCTGCCCGGGTACAAGCGGCCGTTCTGCGAGGAATGCCCGGGATGCCCGTCGCCCTGCGGCAAGATCGC AAGCTGCGTGGAGTGTCTGGGCTTCAACTCTGGCCCGCTGAAGGAGAACTGCAACAGCATGTGTTCAAAAGTGAAGCACAAGGTGGTGGAGGCCCTGACAGACAAGAAGCCCTGCAGATGGAAGCGGTCTGACAACTGCTGGATGATTTACTCCGTGAAAGAGCTGGATGGGATTGACAACTATGACGTCACCATCCAGAAGAAGCTAG AGTGTCCGAAGCCCCCGGACCTTGCCGCCATTATCGGGGGGTCCTTCGCCGGAGTGGCCCTCATCGGGCTACTGCTGCTCCTGATCCTCAAGGGCATCATCCACATGAAGGACCTGAAGGAGTTCCGCAGGTTCGAAAACGAGAAGAAAAAAGCCAAGTGGACCAAT GCTGATAATCCCTTATTCAAGACTGCAACAACTACAGTGCAGAACCCCAACTTCAGTGGTGACTGA